The Acropora palmata chromosome 3, jaAcrPala1.3, whole genome shotgun sequence nucleotide sequence agttattcttcgaggacgcgccggatatgagctgatatatataaccaactcggcctacggcctcgttggttattacCAGCTCATAtgcggcaagtccgagaagaataactgttttagtaaattttcaagcaattctcttgattttttcaggtgaaatctcctcaaatcgtgacattttctttgccGAAGatgccgcgaaaaaattttttccgacctccaaaatttcagcacaagaaattcgccatcagttttttcttatttggtcaaacttaacgataatggctcatatcatggacttagggaaccaatcagaaagctggaaaatcattatcctgagctaaaaatttactaatataGGAATATTacgtgaactgcggacatacgaatgaaatgaagatgtgatcttcgcagttgtgattgcgatttaagcaatcgcaaagtaagcccaaaaaatgttttggagCTTCAATGGGATTCAAACCCAAGGCCTCTGCGTTAGCACTGCATTtcattcttttgcttttatttgttgATGCAGATTGATTCTATACACATTAATACCCTGCTTATTGATGAATGTACCTTGTCTCCTCTGAATACATGTCCATATCTTGCAATGACAATCTTTCCTGAGCAATTAACTCTTTTATCAATTAACATCTTAAAATCTATGGGTCTTGCATAGTTTACATAAACCAAGTCACcctattgaaagaaaatgatacaaactcctttcaaatgtttctACTGTTGTGGTAATCAGTGCACAAACGATCTAGGATTGGCAACTCTCATCCTTGTTCAAATTACAGGTTACACCACattgcaaataataaaattggGAACATAAATTACAAACAAGTCAAACCCTGCTCACTTTTGCTTTTCCTGTGGGTGAGAAAGCACTAAATGGTCGCAAAACATCAGATGATTGTTCCATTGGTTCCAACACCTCCTCACAGTTTGCTGATCTAAACATGACACTTCCATTTCCATCTAGAAGTGCCACTCCATTTATCTTTCCTTCCACTGGGAAAGAAAGGAGAACATTGTATCGCACTAACTTAACATCAAATCCATAACTTGTCCATTGAGCTTTGATCATTTCAGCTAATTCTTTATTTCTATGAGAACTTGCATGATGAGGTTTTAAGGTCAAATTCCTGAGAAGAAATCAGTAGACACAATGTCAAAATGATcctcccctccctcctctGTCACAAAAAAAACTCTGCTACTGTGTAATAATTGGCATTTTAAAGAACGATCAAGAGatgtaataatattgttattaatagACAGTTATACCAATTCTCACATAATGGAAGCATGATTCAAGTTCAATATTATTTGAGGCAAAGCATGTTTTAATTAATTCCCTAGTCACTTCACTAATACGgtcatttataaaataactaagatagtacgcctgctctgattggccgagaggcatGGTTGCATGAGAGTACATGTAAACAttgttgtgtgacgtaaagatacacgagttgtaaacacgccaTCACAAGATTTTGAgatgtaagttttgattggtttgttgagaaatgccattgtcaaattaatgttgtaggaagatacgatTTGATGggtgaaatgaattttttgtatcttttcctgcattgtagtttttagaggaagttattttataaaagcaatataaaacttttttcctgtgtttgcatcgCCTGACAGTTACGCAAACTGTCGACTTCATCttgggtttgcataactgtctcgaattctcccaacccctttGGTGTTtaatgcaaacacggaaaacgttttctattgcttaagaATGTGCGCTTCACACAAGTTACCCAAGTTAGTTCTCGGAAACAACACATAGATAACTGAAGTAGTTGTCACGAACATAATGCAATTATTGCGCCttccaatttaaaaaaaattgaagtttaCCCCAATGCACGTCttcaagcctttttttttcgttatatGAAGGGTAAGTTAACAAAAAAACTCAATTTTCGTAAAATTCCAAATACAATGCAAAAAAGGCTCTGACTCAGATTTGGataccagaaaaaaaagattgacgTAGGTAGTCTGTCTGGCCAACCTTAAATTGTGCTCAATGCTCTTTGTGGACATCAACGCCAAAATGTCCTGAAGACGAATCTGAGGAGGCAAGGAAGTTGGTGACACCTTATCATCTGTTTTGCAGTCAGTGGACACTTTCGTTACAGCACTCCGTATCATATATCCAGCAACAAATGCACCTGCAATAAGCCCAACGACAACCACTACTATTCCGCCAATAAGAACACCATTGCAGCGATTCCAAGAATTGCTCCTTAGAAGTATGGTCGGTTGGGCCGAAAAGCTTTCTTCTTCTGGGTGTAACTCCATTTTGGCGTCAAACAAGTACAGAGTGTCCGTTTTGTCCATCAGGATTAACTTTTAAAAGCcaatttcaaattaattttaaagtatCCTGGGAAAATATAGAAACAATCGACCTGTTGGACCCAAAACAGCAGCCTCTGTTATTAAAATAAGTGACCGCGCCTGCTAACACATGGTTGTTTTCTCGCGGTAATAAGCGTCTAAAATCTGTCTTCCTGTGGACAATTTCAAGCAAACGTGatttatttatcatttattCAAAAGTGAAAAGTTGATCCCACTGTCACACAACCCTTCAAACGCCAAAAGTTTCggttttcaaggaaaaagtaTACACTTTCTGTAAAAATTCCCGAGTCACGATCGAGGATTAGAAGATGTCATGTCCTCcttgttcatttttcatttgggCTTGAATTATTTATCAACAGCTCTCACCCAGCGAGGATGATAAAACTGTCCAACTGACTTGAACGATCTTCacttcattgtttttcattatgACTTcgattttttcactttcctaCCCACTCTTGAAGCCCCTCGAAGTTATTGATTCATTTCAATGCTCACAATTTCTTGTTTAGCATTTAGTTGTAAGTCCTGTGGTGCACGCACGGAAATGCAATCACGGTGAAAAATGAGACACAATCGGTAGGCTAAAGGACTATCTGCTTAGTATTTTGGGTTTTAAGTACTGTATATCTTCCTCTCTTCTTAGGGGAGGACCTGGCCAAATTTAAAATCCGAGGAGTTTACTGTGTGCAACACTGAACAGCTTTACATTCagtaattataaaataatcatGGCTGTGGCATTTTTCAACATTCAATATTCAATTTTCAAGGTTTGAAGATGCAAATTAGCCATATGATTGCATCATAAACTCAActgaatgatgaaaaatgataCTTCAGCCAATTTGAGTCAGAAATGCTTAATTCTTTTTCTACTAGATATGCTCCCCCCTTTTGGGGGAGGGATGTGTGACATCCCAAAAAATGGCTGCAAAGGCGACTACCACGATATTTCCACGATATGAGCATGCCAGTtttgttaccatggcaacatactggttCCGGACCTCCCTGATATTTAAAGGTTTTGCTGGCTACCTCCGGCATTCTATTACCCACGCTCCATTTgcatacgaaagacagccactGCACCGGAATGACCCTACTCTTTcagaatagtgtgtgggttcttttacgtcctacagaattatcaacattcaaggaatgGACCTCTGGCTTATTGTCCTTATCTGAGAatactagaaagtctaaccatttgcagatgaaattacaaaggctgCACTTTcccctcagttatttaaagaccctgagtgttggtccggtcggagaCTCGAACTCATGACCTCCCTCCTCACAGCCCAgtgcacaaccaagtgagcTACCGGTGTGTGGTATTATGTAATGGCAATATGTGTGTACCAAAACACATAGTAGTTGATCACGTAGAACACTTGTTGGACGTATGCTTTACTGATCACTTTTAGTGCTGTCATGGTCTTTTGGATCAATGATTTTTAAGGGTAGCATTTATTGCCACTTTCTTTCCATCTACAGCCTCATGAATTATTGTTGATGCAGCAGAAAGGGTATTAATAAAAGTGTATGGTCCTTGTTGACTTTGATGATCTTTACAGCACTTGTGCATTAGGACTTTACGTCTTACACAGCTCATTATACTCCAATATAATCCAATATTTCCAGATAGacctgttttcatttttgagaaattgtCATGAAATTTTTCTCCTTGTATGAGCTTCCTTTTCCATTGTGTTCATTGTATGCTCGAGGTGCTATTTTTCCAGATGGCATCTCTTCAAATAATTAGAACTAATTAGTTACTCTgacaacaaaattatgaattatttgcttgttgttgcagaaacaaaagaaagtatGACATTAGGTATAATCAAATAAGGAGATCAACAAATTCAGTTTCCCCTGTTACATGTAAGTAAGGTCTAAACAGCCCATTTTCTATGATACAAGCAAAATAGAAGCAATCCaatatatttgaaaaaaaaatttattctcCTTCATTTTTGGGACAAACATGTTACACTGATAAACTGCAGCAtctcaaaacattttcattgtgTAGTAGTCTACACCTTGCCAACATAGCAAACCAGATTTACAAAACAATACCCTTCAGTAGTTATTACTTGCAGATGCCTGACTAAGTCAGATTTAAGTTAATCAGTAATAGTTATTGTGCAAATCTAGTGACAAAACCTTTGATCTTCTCACACCATTGTAAATAAACATTGTTCTTGATTTGGCTGCACTTGAGTGGGGTCCAATGCTATTCCATACTCATCAAATCCCAGGATTCTTTGCCTGTCTGTTAGGAATGACTTGAAGTAAAAGAAATCACTCCCTCTTTCTCAaggtattttgaaaaatagagCATCAGAATTGTGTTGTTTTACGTCTGCCAAAGTGTTGTATTTGCTTGGAGAAGTTGGAAGACCATTTTCTGTAACCATAAACTGTAACACAGTCAAACCATTCACTTAATAAGTTTGGGGAAACTGTtggataaaattattaaaatatataaCATGGCAAATAATATAAAAGTAATCATTTAGTGCACAAGACTTGGAACATGCATTCATGATTGCTacatacacacacaaaaaaattattagattaattattattttaattatcaaAGACCCAATTGATATTGTGTAGTTTATCCTTATCACTTTCTTGTTACTacctcaaatgaaattttttttagcacAGCTTGTTAATCCACACAGTACTTTCTTTACCTTTGCCTTTACCCTCTCATCCTCTGGATCTATTGCCACAATCCGTCCACTCATGTTTTCCAGGATAACAATCTGAAGGTAATCACCTTTTGAATCTCGCTCCAGGATACTATGCATCTTAAAGAGAGCTAATCACATTTGAAAAAGTTTATACATTTCAGGGAAGAATGTTATTGTTTATGataactttttaattttgctattgtttatGATAACTGtttaattttgctattttgtaaaatcattatttatttttggacTGTAGATATTGCATATTAATTTGGAGTTAGGAATGATGAAACTTACtatgttgatttttttccagtgCATTTGTGAAAACACTTTCATCATCAACTTGCATATAGTGTCCTGGAATAGGGCACTCTTGATTTAGTGACACAAACTGCTGATTCTCTCTGGTATACCATTGTCTGTCGCTTTCATCAACAAGCTTTAATCCAGTCTGAGATAACAATGCGTTCAAGTTAAATCTTCTTGAATATGTAACATAATTTATCACATTTAGAAACTGAGCTCTGCATGCTCCcaataaatataatttatatcataaaatgttgttttcagttgttaGAAAAATCGTTTGCCTGTTTAAAGCAAAATATAAACAATCCAACCAACAGATTGTTTCATGTGCGGTTTTCGATTTTTTACTGTGTTCCTGGTGATCATGTATGTGCAGTGATGTAAAGAAAATATACGGTGAACACTTGATCATTTGTTGATTCCCACTAATTTCTTGTTAGATCACTGACCCCAAGCACtgtaataaaagaaaatatagcCTTTTAATGGACAAATcaacaaaggaacaaaaagagagaacTACATGCATAAATCAACGCACGTGTAGGAATTCAGCAAAATGCCATGCATAGATAACTAATGAATTGTTTGTTCATAAATAATTGCGCAAGCTCAAATGTTTCGTTACTGTCTTGCTGTATACGTCTCCCCACCTCCATTTTTGTCCCTAAGCTTCCTTCACACTCCTGTTTGTTTCTCGCTAGTGGTGTAGCGCCCGTTTGTATCAATCTCTCCCGCGAAACTGGTGAAGTGGAAGAGGATTGGCAGCTAGCCATTTTAGTTTCAGATTTCCGGATACGtgataagaaacaaaaataggcATGATATCGTTGATGCCAACCATAGCTTCATGTCATCATTTTAATATACTGTGGAAACAAAGGGTGTTTTGTTTCTGTCGTTGGCatatttgaataacaaaagcaatgTTTGTAAACATTCAGGCCTAATCAATGGAGATCTTAGGcgtgggtcgtgggtacaagtcgtgggtcgtgggtgcGGGTGTGGGTGTGAGTGTAagtaatattactaattaagaattattaatatgaaattattaatataagttaatgataatacaataaaatataacataggtaatataatattaatagtatttgttgttaattatgaCACATAAACATTATACAACCCTTCTCGCCCTTCTCCCAGTCTAAGGTATTATGGTTCATCTCAATAACAATGTATCAGCTCCTCCCTTTTGCGAGCCTAATATTTTATCGATTTagttaaaattcattcaacagaattcattcatttcacgcgaaaacaaaagtgaaaccagGGATAAAGTCATTATTTGCAGGATGATGTAATCTCTTAAAATGCGAATCGTTCCAAGGACTTTGAGAAGTGATGTACGAGTCAAACTCTTAATCAagtcacaaaaaataattttacaccaAAAAGAGCGAAGTGTTAACAACCTTTTCAGATCCTGAAAGGTTTCATATAAAGCCAGTATCAGAAACACGGCTATTAGCCgtgttttttaatgaaaattaatttgtgttcGCAGTGCCGCGGTGCAGgttaaaagtaaataaataaagtattacAAGTAAAAGTAAGAGAATCTCTTTCTGCTACTAATTGAACTCACACACAGACATgcatatcattattaattcttaattagtaatattacttacacccacacccacacccgcacccacgacccacgacttgtacccacgacccacgacccacgacccacgacccacgaccattaGTCAAACTACGCCGCAAACGACAACGACAACGCcggaaaacaatgatctgattggttatcgAATGAGGAAAAACTAATGGTGCTGTACGTGCGGCAGGTGCTGtagtaaaattatttcacGTAGTCTGCCAgattttaacgacaacgtgaacagaCAACACTAAATCTGTCAAGAATTCATACGCGTACCGAGGTAGCAAACTTGGCAAGCACTGAAATACAACTTTATACGAGAAGGCCTCAAGACACTTATGAGAAGAGTTAATTCTATTCAATTTTAGGTAATTCACTTGTTAATTAATAGTATGGATATTTATGTGCTGATGAAACTATTGTACgtaaatatttaacagttattcttcgaggacgcgccggatatgagctgatatatataaccaacgaggccgtaggccgagttggttattatcagctcatatccggcaagtccgagaagaataactcttttagtaaattttcaagcaattctcttgatttgttcgggtgaaacctccttaaatcgtgacattttctttaccgacgacgccgtgaaaaaactttttccgaactccaaaatttcagcacaagaaattcgccatcagtttttccttatttggtcaaacttaacgatattggctcatatcatgggcttagggaaccaatcacaaagctggaaaatcattatcctgagctaaaaatttactaaacatatatatatatttaggctgcgcctgttttcaagcgaaaatctagggagccacctttttcaaaattcagtcagatatatatatatatatatatatatatatataaattatttattgtacGACTAACTGTATTAGCTTAATTTCATTAATAACTCTTGCACCTTTTAGAAGCACGTCCGTATTTTGAACGAGCGGTTTTAGCCGTCTTACGACGTGTGCAACGTGTGTAAATAACGGTGGATTCATTGAACATAGGCGGCGTCGCAATAATAGAGACCCTTAAGCAGAAACGACGGCTACTGTAACGAGAACGACACTTGGGGTGTGGACAAAACATAGGGTAGGCCATGGCCTACCCTATGGCCTACTGGTGGTCAATTTTGTTAAAACTCGGCTCAGCATTACTGTAAACCTGTGCAAACAACGTGCTCGGTCAGTCTGTCATATCTACGGGAACCGGTGCCAATTGACGCCCCTAATTGCAAGATATAACGCCCCCGACATAACGCCCCCTACTGTTGAGATATAACGCCCCCAAACATGAGTTAAGAACTTACGTAAATGTAATGCGTGGAAGGCTTCAGGATTTAACACTCTCTTCCGTCCTATTGGCGGCGTTTCGCTCCAATTTTCTTAGCAGACTCTTGGTCCGTATAAACACAAGCTTTAGGAAACTATTGCACGAAAGAGGAGTAAAGAACCTCTCGCGAATTTCAGCGCGCTGAGGCCTTAAAAAACACGAGAGAActgttcttgaaaatttccgggtgcttatataactcaactaTGCACTCGGCAcatgttttatttattatttttataaaataatcaaCACATCGCGATagcaatatatttttttaataagtgAAGATCAATTTGTTATAAAAATTAGAAGCATGATGGCGCCCTGAAAAATTTCTCTCAGATTGTGAGAGAATcttacattggtacgtgatttttatgttgcatattttgtaataccggaaataagtaaaaataagtgtaaactaaagataagtataaggtgaaaaaataatgaaataacatgataagaggtaacaatattaataagccttgattgaaatcattgatttaCAAAACATGTTCAACCTTATctagtttaaaagaaaatacctAAATGCCTAAATGCAAAGATACGAGAGTACAGTAACCCGCGGTAACATAGTAAGAGTTCCTATTATTTTGGAAGAAGGTGGTAAGTAGTACCTGAAGTGAGTGAAGGTCAATTGAATCGTATGATTACAATGCAATCCTTCGTTTTTGGTGTTAAATTAAAGGAACGTCCTTTGTAATTGTGTTATTGTCATTATAGCTTCTGTTGCCTTTTGGAACAGCGGCTAACACGATCACCATCAAACATATCACTTAGTTAAAATTCATTGAAGTATTTCAGTCCTTGGTGCCGGACAAGCCTAGTAACACATTGGATTTGGTTTTCATGTATTATTTATGGCACGACTTCTTAATTTGCCCTTTGCACTCTCATTCAGGCTCATTTCAGTATATTCCGGTGTCATTACGGCTCGTTCCGGTACCATTCTTGTCCATTCCGTTTCATTCCGCCGTCATTCCGGCTCGTTCCGGTTTATTCCGGCTTATTCCGGTATATTCCGTTCCGTTCCATTCCGTTCCTGTGTTTAGTAACGCCCtaggagaggacaggaaatgttctgcggctgtggtaggtttagatttgttgttagggttatctatggtacgg carries:
- the LOC141876624 gene encoding uncharacterized protein LOC141876624 isoform X1 — its product is MASCQSSSTSPVSRERLIQTGATPLARNKQECEGSLGTKMETGLKLVDESDRQWYTRENQQFVSLNQECPIPGHYMQVDDESVFTNALEKNQHTLFKMHSILERDSKGDYLQIVILENMSGRIVAIDPEDERVKAKFMVTENGLPTSPSKYNTLADVKQHNSDALFFKIP
- the LOC141876624 gene encoding uncharacterized protein LOC141876624 isoform X2, with product MASCQSSSTSPVSRERLIQTGATPLARNKQECEGSLGTKMETGLKLVDESDRQWYTRENQQFVSLNQECPIPGHYMQVDDESVFTNALEKNQHTLFKMHSILERDSKGDYLQIVILENMSGRIVAIDPEDERVKAKKMVFQLLQANTTLWQT